Below is a genomic region from Streptomyces sp. RPA4-2.
CGGCGCGAGGAACTGGCCCGGCTGGCGGGGGTCAGCCAGTCGTACTACGCGCGGCTGGAGCAGGGACAGTCCAACGCCTCCCCGGAGGTCCTGGAGGCGATCGCCCAGGCGCTGCGGCTGGGCGAGGCCGAACGCCGGCACCTGCTCGAACTGGCCGCGGGCGCGCGGCGCCGGACCCGCACACGCCGGCCCGTGCCGGAACGGCTGTCACCGGCGCTCGCGCAGCTGACGGCCGCGTTGGACGACGTACCCGTGGTGGTACTGGGGCGGCGCAGCGACGTCCTGGCCTGGAACCGCGCCGGTCACGCGCTGTACGCCGGTCACCTCGATCCGGCGGGACCGGACCGGCCGGGGGAGCGGCCGAACATGGCGCGCCTGGTGTTCCTGGACGCCCACACCCGTGATCTCTACGTGGACTGGCCGGCCAAGGCCAGAGCCGTGGTGGGCGCCCTGCGGCTGACGTCCGGGCGGTTTCCCGACGACCCGGCGCTCGCCTCCCTCGTCGGTGAACTGACGCTCGGCAGCCCGGAGTTCGCCTCGATGTGGGCGGACCACCGGGTCAAGTCCGGTGCGGCCGTCGGATACGGGATGCGGCATCCGCTGGTGGGCGCCATGGACGTCGTCCAGCAGACGCTGCACGCCGAGGACGGACTGACCGTCGTCGTCGCGACCACCGAGGCGGACTCGCCGTCACGGGCCGCCATGACGCTCCTCGTGCACAGCGCCGGGGCCGACCGGCAGGGCACGCGCCCGGTCCGGTCCCCGGGGCACGCCCAGGCGTAGATCGCGCCGTCCCTCCCTTCCGGAAAACCGGACGTCCGCAGTTCCCGGCGCCCGGCAGTCCGGACACATCCACCTTCCATTTGTCCACCCGTAGCGCGCACGCGATGCCGTGCGCCCGAAATCCGTTGTGAAGGAATCAGAAGGACATGAGAAACAAACTCGCCGTACTGGCCAGTGCCGTCACCCTCGCCGCGACGACCGCGGTCACGGCCCTCACCCAGATCTCGGCCGCGGCCGCGACGGGGCCGGCCGGGACGGCGCCGGTCGCGGCACCCCGTATCGCCGCGCACTTCGACCTGGCACGGGGGCAGATGCCGGAGAACATCGCGCTGGAGCCCGACGGCACGGCCGACGTCACCTTCGCGGCCGCCCGTCAGGTGGCCGCCGTCGGCCCGACCGGCAGGACCCGCGTCCTGGCCACCCTGCCGGCACCGGCCGACGGCGGCGTCCACACCCCGGCCCTCGGCTTCGCCCTGACCACGGGCATCGTCCGGGCCCACGACGGCACGCTGTACTTCCTCTACGCGAGCGGCACCCCGGATCTGACCGGCGTGTGGCGGCTGCGTCCGGGCGGCACCCCGCACCGCGTCACGGCGCTCCCCGCGGACGGCCTGCCCAACGGACTGGCACTGGACGAGCACCACCACCGGCTCTACATCGCCGACTCCGTACGGGGAGAGATTCTCACCGTGCCCACCGCGGGCGGTGACCCCACCACCTGGTCCGCCGCGCCCGAACTCGCCGCGACCGGCTTCCTCGGGGTCAACGGCCTGAAGATCCACCGCGGTGCGCTGTGGGCGACCAACCTCGACCGCGGCACCGTCCTGCGCATCCCGTTCGGGCCCGGGGGCCGGCCCGGACCGGTCCGCACCACGGCGACGGGTCTGACCGGTATCGACGACTTCGCCTTCACCGGCCGCGGCGACGAGATCCTGGCGGCGCTCGACGGCCCCGGCACGGTCGTACGCATCCGGCCCGACGGCACCTCCTCGACCGTCCTCACCGCCGCGGACGGACTGCAGAACCCGACCTCGGTCGCGCTGCGCCGCGGCACCCTCTACGTCCTGAGCGCCGCGTACACGACGGCCACCGACCCCAACCTCCTGCTCGCCCCCGTACCCGGCCGAGTGGCGGGCACGGGGGACCCGGCCGGCGGCCACCGGTAACAAGGGCGGGGCGCCGGGTCCGGTCGTCCCGGCCCCGGCGCCGTCACCTGGGGGCCGCCGCCCCTCGGCGACGGGCGCACATGTACGCGGCGCTCGTGGCCCTGGCCGGCCCTGATCCTGGTCTTCCCCGAGCCCGCTCAGGCCGGCTGCGGGGTCAGACGGTGCAGGCCCCTGCGGTCGTAGTAGCGGGTCATCGCCAGCCCGAAGAGCAGGGCGACGGCCGTGCCGATCGCGATCATCAGCCAGGCGCGGGCGAGACCGGCGTCGGCGCGCGCGTCGAAGAAGAGGATGGCGCGGACGCCGCCGCCGAGCTGGCGCATCGGTTCGAAGACGCTCAGGAAGCGGTAGAAGCCCGGGACGGCCTCCAGGGGGACGGTCGATCCGGAGGAGGGCAGTCCGAGCACGATGAACACGAACATGGACACGAGCTGGCCGATCCCGCCGAAGGCCGCGTTGATGGCCTGGACGCCCAGGCCGACCGCGACGCTCGCGCAGTAGGAGTAGATCCACAGCAGCGGCAGGTGGGAGGCGTCCATGCCGAGGATCGCGAGGGTGGCGACCATCACCAGCGTGGTGGTCAGGACGGAGATACCGGCGGTCATGCCCATCTTCAGCAGCAGCGTCTGGGTACGGCTGACGGGCACGGTGGGGCGGCGGGTGTGCCAGGGACCGATCTCGTTGTCGGCGTAACCGAGCGCGGTGTCCACGCCGTTGTTG
It encodes:
- a CDS encoding helix-turn-helix domain-containing protein: MDGKRQLGEFLQARRSQVRPEDVDLVTYGDQRRVPGLRREELARLAGVSQSYYARLEQGQSNASPEVLEAIAQALRLGEAERRHLLELAAGARRRTRTRRPVPERLSPALAQLTAALDDVPVVVLGRRSDVLAWNRAGHALYAGHLDPAGPDRPGERPNMARLVFLDAHTRDLYVDWPAKARAVVGALRLTSGRFPDDPALASLVGELTLGSPEFASMWADHRVKSGAAVGYGMRHPLVGAMDVVQQTLHAEDGLTVVVATTEADSPSRAAMTLLVHSAGADRQGTRPVRSPGHAQA
- a CDS encoding SMP-30/gluconolactonase/LRE family protein; amino-acid sequence: MRNKLAVLASAVTLAATTAVTALTQISAAAATGPAGTAPVAAPRIAAHFDLARGQMPENIALEPDGTADVTFAAARQVAAVGPTGRTRVLATLPAPADGGVHTPALGFALTTGIVRAHDGTLYFLYASGTPDLTGVWRLRPGGTPHRVTALPADGLPNGLALDEHHHRLYIADSVRGEILTVPTAGGDPTTWSAAPELAATGFLGVNGLKIHRGALWATNLDRGTVLRIPFGPGGRPGPVRTTATGLTGIDDFAFTGRGDEILAALDGPGTVVRIRPDGTSSTVLTAADGLQNPTSVALRRGTLYVLSAAYTTATDPNLLLAPVPGRVAGTGDPAGGHR